GCGATCGCTCGGTGGAAAAACTTTCCTTGCAGTTTTTTTGGGCTTTCAAATCGGGGAATTACCGTTTCTATGTAATtcctatttgttttttttagaacaGTACTTGTTAAATCgtgtatttaaattataaataagtgCTTGGTTTCCTAAGTCATAATATTCGTATTTATTGGCGTGATATTTAGGAAAAATTGCCTGGGACAgatctttttttaataccctatttcaaaaaaatttcataaaagaaAATGGCCAATCATGCTcacgaatttaattaaattttcattaaatattttatttgtgtcaATGAGTAGGTAACTTAGAAATTACTTCACCACTACCtaatttttcttcaatcaTTACTTTATTATTACAGTTGTCTTTAACAACTTTCTATACcagaaaaacaataaaaactaatataaTATGTATAgctttattagttcttgttttattaacaaataaaactacTACTTTTTCTAAAGAATGTTACGAAATAGAGTTTGCAACCAATTAgtcaagtttaattaaaaattactggCCCTCTATTTGTTCACCTTTAACGCCAAAAAACATAGAATTTCAGCCATTTTCCTCGGTGAttttaaacaaagtttttaaagttatttacaTGATACTTTTTCTGCTCGGGTTGTAGGGGAATGTGTTCTAAAAtcctgaaaactgaaaaaaattgtgtttttttaacattatttcCCTTCAACAATGAgtgttaaagagaaaattaaatacttaTGGCTCTATAGTGGACTATTAGGAATAAAGTGgcttttgttttaacttgaaattgtCAATCGTTAAGTCgtaaaattcttaaaacgaacttgaaaaacttgaaataggtcatcgaatagttttgccgtaattgggaaaataaaaacaataaaaaatttgttaatactttctccaaaaaattaaaaattttgagaaaaaagttTCGAAAACCCattctattttatagattttgatctgctctttacgatggaataaaccgttttgctctaagtcttatagtATCGCCGTAATAGTTCCATTTTTCGTGGAGATTTTTGTGGACTTTCGGTACCCGAAACATTTATCATGCAATAACTCcaaaactattagagatatttCTATGaagcttattattttttaaagttctttcgattatctatctttttcgaaaaaaatcattgttctccgactaatagttttctcgCAAATTGctcataaaaacaaaaacaggtaaaattttaaaaaaattcataactaaaaaactattgggaatttggcaattttctcgacgtcaatcgattccccggatcattgtACATGAGACAAAGTCAAAACAGTTCAacattttcgaatagttttggcgtaattggaaaaataagaaaaaactaaaaaaaaatttaatactgcACTTTCtccaaacaattaaaaattttgaaaaaaaaaattcttaaaaccCAATTCATCTGAATAAATCTTGAAACTTCTCTACtgattgcaaaaaattgtccaaTGCATGCAGTTTTTAACGtgttaaagatatcgaaatgattCTTCATCAAAAACTTATGTAAACTATTAGCTTCATTTCATTTCTATTATGTACTTATGTACAGGTCTATCTTTTAGGATAAAATACTGcaattttctcagttttgTTTTATCAGAACTAAAACTTATACACACATAAGAGTCATTGAGGAATCTAAAAAAAGAAGCTTCTAGCTTTATCGCGAAGGAAGATGTGACGttgtaaacacaaaaattgaccaattcagcacaaaaaattgcattagAATAATTAGGAAAACGTGTCCTCCAACCCGAAcggacaaataaattattattaattattgcgcGCTACTGATGGCCAGAGGAATAAACCAAGAAAATACGTGTatatctttaataaaattcaaaattgttttaacttAAAGGTGCCTCCAGAAAAAAAGCAATGGCTCTTAAAAAAAACGAGAGCCGTCATTTATTTTcccttaatttatttaaattttgtcctCAGGCCAAGAAAGACATCTACCATGTCAAATCGCAGCGGCTTATGCTGGCCCAAGACGAGTACAACCACTTGAACAATGCCTTGGCCAATCTGGCCACTTCTCGGACAAGTCTTTATTCCTCTGCGAGCGGAGTTAGCACTAAGTATGACCCCGACTTGCTCAAATCGGACGTCGCCTTAGCCAAAAATCGGGTCTCGAGGCTCAAATCCGAGTTGGAACAAATCCGAAATGAGATGAAGTACACCCAGAAGGGAGTCGATACGTTAACAAAGTACGTCTCATCGcacttaataaaattacatttttaattgtgtttatttaatgCAGTGTTGAACAAAAATTGAGTTCGCATCAAGGGTACAACATCGTCGAAGCGCAAGCGATAATGGCCGAGTTAGTCAATATTCAGAAATCGCTGTCGAGTGGGGAGAAAGAAAAAGCCGAATTGATGCAATCCTTGGCGAAATTGAAGGATGACTTGACCCGGCTTCAACTCTCTGAGGACTCCCCCGATATCTCGACTTTGAGTCTTCCGCAGGAGAAGTTGAGCACGGCTTCGCAAACCGACCTTTCGTGTGAGTTGGTCCCGATCGGGACTAGGTTGGCAGAAATGGCCAAAATGCGTTTGGAGTATGACGAAGCGAGGAAACAAGTACAACACATCCAACAGAAACTGGCCGACTTGGAGGAAAAAGTGCTACCGGGACAAGTCGAGTCGGACAAAGACCGACTGCTCCTCTTCCAGGAAAAAGAACAGCTTTTGAGGGAGCTGCGGAGTATCACTCCTCGAATGCGCTCGAAGGAGGAGATGAGCGGAATCCAGTTGAAATGTAAGAGACTGGAGCAAGATCTGAACAAAGCTTTCGAGATGTCCAACCGGGCGATAGCCGACCGGTTGCGACTCCACGAAGAGAAGCAACTGCTGCTCCAACAACTAAGGGACGCTTTACGCCAAATGACCCACCTGGAGTCCCACCTGAAGACGCTCTCGGCGAGCACGCTATCAGTCAGTTCTAGTTCTAGTCTCGGTTCGTTATCAACAACTTCAAGCAAGGGCTCCCTGAGTTCGGGTTTAAGTTTCACGGATATTTACGGCGGGCCGCAGTGTTCCTCCAATCTGGATAAGCCCATCGACATGATGGACCTCCACCGACGAGTTGAGCGCGTCCTCAAAGTGAAATACTCGACCCCTTCGCCGTGCCGCTCCCAACCGTCCTTGTCCCCCCGTAGTTCCCTGTCTTCAGTGTCGCCCCCTGTGTCCCCCATGTACGAAAACCTCCCATGCGCTGTCCCTCCCCCAACGTACGAACAAGTCGAGCGTGACCGCCAAGTGCAAAGACTGATCGAGGAATTGGGACACGAACAGCCCCAAACTCAACCGAAATTGAGTCGGTACTCGTACGAAGGCGACCCACCCTTGAGCCCCATCTCGGAGACGCCGCCCCCcattttggagcacgacggaACGGCGCTGTCGCGGACGTCGTCGTCGGGGACCAACACCAGGTCGGTTTCGGCGGCGGTGAGCGACGAGTCGGTGGCGGGCGATTCGGGGGTTTTCGAAGCCTCAAATCGCAAGAAACTGGTGGAGCAAGACGTGGAAACGGCGCAAGTTCAAATCAAGTTGAGGTATGCCTCCGGTGAGAGTATACTCAACGTGGGGGTGGAACGAGCAAGGAATTTGGGGGCGTTGTACATCGCGGAAAATGCCCAAGTGTAAgtttccagtttttttttttttgattgtttgaGGCTAGTTTGGGGGTTGCAGGTTTGTGAAAATCGCGCTATTGCCATCCGGGACGAGCACCCCCTCTGTGTATTGCACCAAGTGTGTGAAGGACTTGAAGAAGCCGAGCTTCGGCGATGTTTTCAATATTAGCGTACCTGCGAATAAAATTTACACGAAGACGCTGCAACTGAATGTTTGGAGTAAGACTGAAGAGCAGGAGAAGTGTGTGGTGAGTTTTTCAAACTGATAATAAAGGtagacaaaaatataatttttgttttgttggcAGGGTTGTGCTCAGGTGAGTCTGGCCGACTTTAACGTCCAGCAAGTGTCCCAAAAATGGTACAACATCCTGAGTTTGCAACTAATCGACACGCGGGAGGACCCAAAATCGGCCCACAACCGCCAAGAGTCCGACCCAATTGACCCATCAACGAAACCCTCAGTGAAGGAAGAAAGTTCGGACGATTCGACGATAATTTCCTCGCAAACCTCAACTCTGACGCGAAACCAAGACCCTCTCAATTTCCTCAATACTGTAAACTTCACCCTTGAGGACATTTACAACTGTATGGACCGCGAGAGCGATGAAGAGATTGAGGAAGAGGAGGATGAAGAAGAGGAGGAGGAAGACGTGCTTGAGGTACTTGAGGAGGAATTCGAGCCGTTTTCCGACAAGCAAACCAACACCGAATGTGCCTTTTACCCCGAACACGCCAAACAGATGAAAATGGCCGCGGCCGGTGCCTCACTGGACGACCGGGGGGTCATCAAGAGGTCGCAAACCTTCACCCCAAGTGCCCACGTGAGCAAAAACCAATACATTTGCAAGCTGAATCGGAGCGATAGCGACAGCGCGATGCCTCTGTACCGACGTGGCGGCAAGCCTTTCGAGCGTAATGCCATCGAGAGGAGGTCTTTGAGGTTCAGGAGGCAGTCTGTGGCCTCACGGCCGCAGAGCCATCTCCCGACCACGGCACGGACGTCCCTCGACCTGGAACTGGACCTCCAAGCCCAACACACGCGGCTCGATTTGTTACATTCGGAGTTGAACAGGTTGAGGGAGTTGAAGGCGAAGCTGGAAGAGGCGAAAGAACGAGGCGATTCCGAGTTGGCCACTTATCTATTGGAGGACGAAAGGTTTCAGAATTTGATCGCGCACGCGGAGAGTTTCCGAAACCCGAAAACACCCGAAGAGAAGAAGGTGGAGAAGATGTTACGGAAGGTCTCAAAGGAAATTTACAAGTTGAGAAAGACGAAAGCGGGGAATGGAAAACCGGACATCATTTCGTTCAAGTAAGTttagtgtgttttttgtttgattggtgttatttatttattgtttttgtcaGGGAGAAGATGGCGTTTTTCACTCGCGTGAACAGCAATGTGCCTTTTTTGCCCCCCGACGAGTGCCATTCGAAAGACAGTGAACCAAGTGACAGTGCACAGTCGGGACGCTACGAGTACGTCGTCGACCGCGTCTTGGGCGTcgaagtttgattttatttatttagtgaaattgtatatttgtacattgTGTAAAAACGGCGTGCCTGAAAAACGTGAAATATATTTTCTGATGTGATTTCGTGCCTTTAGATCtgaaaatcaaatcaaatttaatactcAGATGTATTCGCTTTATACGTTGCAGTTCTAAACTGCGGTTCTTGTATGCCTGtatcttattttagtacaatcttttttaactttgttacCATCCCTTTTTTTCAcctagtttttaatatttatattaacaCTTGTTCGTTGGAAATTAACGAGTTTTTCGCGGGCGAGCTCCATCTTGGAATGCAAGGTCTCAACTATATTAGTTGGGTTTATCATTGTTATCAGTTAGCTTACATAAACGGttattttcgtgattttttaCCTGTATTATATGTAAATAGTTACTTTGCGCTAGTTTATGTAATATAAAATggtatgtttttaaaaaacataagcACATttctaaacacaaaaatatattatatggttctaataaaagttaataaaccagAACGATTTTCATTTCACTCCCACACCGACACGAATAtcgaaaaaaaactattattttaaaagactCGATTGTTTACAATTCATCCGTTAATTCACTGCTCAACAATAGTGCTAAAGGATTAGTCCCAAAGTGGacgatattaaaaataataattaattaattaattttttgatatttttttaccttgcTTTTTGTTCAACTGACGTAAGCtggaattttaattcaattataaAGTACCCAAacacaacttaaaattttttgcataaattattggaaaacAGTACAAACCCAGAAATATTAGTGATCCTTAGCAAACGTAATTTATTCTCCCTTCATTATCAAACTCAATTTAGTAATTACATAATTCATCAATTAGTTGTTCCGCGTCCCAACAAAGCAAATTCATCATTCGAAATGTATTTTTCACGACGAGACATCCGCTTTCTGCGCCCAATATTCGCAGTTTGTCGCTTGTTTGCCTTAGTGCCTTActacaatttcgaaaaattctcACTCGAGCACCAGCTTTGGCAAAAAATTCAGGCCTGGACTTATCTTATTTTGCTAACCACATGGACCGTAATTTCAGCCAGTACGCGAATCAAATCTTTCAAATTTCTTACCATTGGCGTAGGGATAACTACTGACACCATAGACAGAGTGTTTACTGTTGCCATACCTTTTGTTGGAATAGCGAAttcgtgtattttgaatcaagACAAATGGCGACTCCTGAATAACAATTTTCAgcaaattgataaaatattcaagaCTCGGGATGATCGAGTGAAGGTTTATCAAGCGCCAGTCTTGCaactttttctttatattttcACATATCTGAGCGTTACGTGTTACGTTACGTACGCTTGGAGCCCTATTGACCACACTGAAAGTAACATAATCAACGATATGTGCTCTTTGTATTACATTCTACAAATTACACTGATTGTTAACTATGCTCTAGCCT
The sequence above is a segment of the Tribolium castaneum strain GA2 chromosome 9, icTriCast1.1, whole genome shotgun sequence genome. Coding sequences within it:
- the kibra gene encoding protein kibra isoform X2; this translates as MRDPGRGGPTSEIERGPGCEGQAQGRAVRRDHRPPSVEMWPLCYVPALQVHTLPASGHHIHHHHPFRTLPASYHQSAPLYGLRIAKKDIYHVKSQRLMLAQDEYNHLNNALANLATSRTSLYSSASGVSTKYDPDLLKSDVALAKNRVSRLKSELEQIRNEMKYTQKGVDTLTNVEQKLSSHQGYNIVEAQAIMAELVNIQKSLSSGEKEKAELMQSLAKLKDDLTRLQLSEDSPDISTLSLPQEKLSTASQTDLSCELVPIGTRLAEMAKMRLEYDEARKQVQHIQQKLADLEEKVLPGQVESDKDRLLLFQEKEQLLRELRSITPRMRSKEEMSGIQLKCKRLEQDLNKAFEMSNRAIADRLRLHEEKQLLLQQLRDALRQMTHLESHLKTLSASTLSVSSSSSLGSLSTTSSKGSLSSGLSFTDIYGGPQCSSNLDKPIDMMDLHRRVERVLKVKYSTPSPCRSQPSLSPRSSLSSVSPPVSPMYENLPCAVPPPTYEQVERDRQVQRLIEELGHEQPQTQPKLSRYSYEGDPPLSPISETPPPILEHDGTALSRTSSSGTNTRSVSAAVSDESVAGDSGVFEASNRKKLVEQDVETAQVQIKLRYASGESILNVGVERARNLGALYIAENAQVFVKIALLPSGTSTPSVYCTKCVKDLKKPSFGDVFNISVPANKIYTKTLQLNVWSKTEEQEKCVGCAQVSLADFNVQQVSQKWYNILSLQLIDTREDPKSAHNRQESDPIDPSTKPSVKEESSDDSTIISSQTSTLTRNQDPLNFLNTVNFTLEDIYNCMDRESDEEIEEEEDEEEEEEDVLEVLEEEFEPFSDKQTNTECAFYPEHAKQMKMAAAGASLDDRGVIKRSQTFTPSAHVSKNQYICKLNRSDSDSAMPLYRRGGKPFERNAIERRSLRFRRQSVASRPQSHLPTTARTSLDLELDLQAQHTRLDLLHSELNRLRELKAKLEEAKERGDSELATYLLEDERFQNLIAHAESFRNPKTPEEKKVEKMLRKVSKEIYKLRKTKAGNGKPDIISFKEKMAFFTRVNSNVPFLPPDECHSKDSEPSDSAQSGRYEYVVDRVLGVEV
- the kibra gene encoding protein kibra isoform X1; translation: MPRKRNGELPLPEGWDYGRDYDGKIYFIDHNSKKTTWIDPRDRFTKPQTFADCIGNELPLGWEEAYDGQIGPYYINHQTQSTQLEDPRQEWRAIQEAMLREYLQTAQDVLEAKKDIYHVKSQRLMLAQDEYNHLNNALANLATSRTSLYSSASGVSTKYDPDLLKSDVALAKNRVSRLKSELEQIRNEMKYTQKGVDTLTNVEQKLSSHQGYNIVEAQAIMAELVNIQKSLSSGEKEKAELMQSLAKLKDDLTRLQLSEDSPDISTLSLPQEKLSTASQTDLSCELVPIGTRLAEMAKMRLEYDEARKQVQHIQQKLADLEEKVLPGQVESDKDRLLLFQEKEQLLRELRSITPRMRSKEEMSGIQLKCKRLEQDLNKAFEMSNRAIADRLRLHEEKQLLLQQLRDALRQMTHLESHLKTLSASTLSVSSSSSLGSLSTTSSKGSLSSGLSFTDIYGGPQCSSNLDKPIDMMDLHRRVERVLKVKYSTPSPCRSQPSLSPRSSLSSVSPPVSPMYENLPCAVPPPTYEQVERDRQVQRLIEELGHEQPQTQPKLSRYSYEGDPPLSPISETPPPILEHDGTALSRTSSSGTNTRSVSAAVSDESVAGDSGVFEASNRKKLVEQDVETAQVQIKLRYASGESILNVGVERARNLGALYIAENAQVFVKIALLPSGTSTPSVYCTKCVKDLKKPSFGDVFNISVPANKIYTKTLQLNVWSKTEEQEKCVGCAQVSLADFNVQQVSQKWYNILSLQLIDTREDPKSAHNRQESDPIDPSTKPSVKEESSDDSTIISSQTSTLTRNQDPLNFLNTVNFTLEDIYNCMDRESDEEIEEEEDEEEEEEDVLEVLEEEFEPFSDKQTNTECAFYPEHAKQMKMAAAGASLDDRGVIKRSQTFTPSAHVSKNQYICKLNRSDSDSAMPLYRRGGKPFERNAIERRSLRFRRQSVASRPQSHLPTTARTSLDLELDLQAQHTRLDLLHSELNRLRELKAKLEEAKERGDSELATYLLEDERFQNLIAHAESFRNPKTPEEKKVEKMLRKVSKEIYKLRKTKAGNGKPDIISFKEKMAFFTRVNSNVPFLPPDECHSKDSEPSDSAQSGRYEYVVDRVLGVEV